TCCTTTccatttatgatatttttttggcaaaatttTGCAATGCAGATTGAAAATGATGTTTGGTGACTAGCTGAAGCTTATAAAGTAGAATAAAAAATTGACTTTACTTGACCAGTAAAAAATGTATCTGTtcctaactttccttgtttggTTTTGGCCAAGACACAGAGCCTTTACTTATTCTTTGCTTTGCTTTGTAATTCAATAAGTTGATCATTATTCAAATGataaaaagataaaacaaaACCACTATTTTATTGATTCTGGGGAACTTCTCTTTTATGCTTGATTTTACATGATCTTATATACTATAAAGTGAAAAAAAGGGTACATTGTGTATATGCTTATAAGTGATTATTTTAGGTTGTATGCAGTCGGAGAAGGCGTTGACAAACTGAACCAGGCACGAAGATGGCGTAGACGAAGAGAGGAGAAGGCGTAGTTATGGCACTTATCAAACAATCCTAACCACAGATTTGCAGAAGTCCCCTGATATATTATCAGACCAAATTCAAGATTGGCCCTTTACATTGCAATCAAACCAACAAAAAAGGTATGTCAGCAAAAGAAAAGGTAGCTTACTGTAATTTACAATGTATTCTGTTACTGCTACATCATTTACATGAATTGAATGATATATATTTACAATACATTCAATCTCAAGAAATCATTTATGTCtgtctctctatatatatacgtGTACATACAGTTCGAATAATGGCTGATCGCCAGCCGGTTATGTACAGAAAAAAATGGAGAACATATTTGACAACTAATTACCATTGGAGGGACCAATATGGTCCTCCATCAtatatcttttttcttttgctttctttcACCAAAAACGTCGTGGAGAACGAAAAGCATTCATTAGTGAGTGTGGATAGTTGTTCAGAATCGCTGACCTTTTTCAAGTTAGAGTTCGACTATCTCCCTCATTGGCACTAGAGGTGCCTCGTGTTTCATCAGTTTGGTGAACTACAGCATAGGAAACAACGGGTAGGTTAACGCTTCTTGAAATAATTGCTAATGTGCACATGCAATCGAAGGGCATACCTGTGAAGTCTTCAGCTCCAGTTCTTTCCATTCTAGGGAAGAATCGCTTCCTTCTACGATCCCGGTTCCAGCATAGAGTATCGCGCCAGAATCCTTATAAATTTTAGCAAACTCGTCGTTTAGTTATGTACTATACTTAGTTAAAGATTATTGAATGCATCTCATAATCAAAAAGAGATATCAGTTGCCTAACCTTTCCAACCAGTGCTGACCTTATTCCCACAGCAAACTCACTCTCTGCACCACCAAACCATCCAACAGGGCCAGCATACATTCCACGATCAAACATTTCTGCACGGTGTAGCAATTAATATCGAATTATTTCTTTACAAGGACACTGGCAAATGACGTTCGAACATCTGAAGGAAATGGTAAGGAAGACAGCACAGGCAATGCagtaaaaaattgtttaagttacAGAATTAAGTATAATGGAATATGCTTACCAGTTTTCGATATCAACACCCGTGCCTCCTCTGAAGGAAGGCCACACACAGCTGGAGTTGGATGCAGGGAAGACAAAATCTTAAACTGTAAAGCAGGTAAACTATCTCATCAACTTAAGTGCATGCTatgaaatatgaagaaaaatctGTTAGATTTAGTTAAAACGTTTTTTCATGGAGCGGATTTCATTATCTTTCGAATTTCTTGACAATGGTGTAAGAATTGAAACAGGAGGCAGTGGGATTCGGTTTATTGTACCTCATCATCTTCTTTCTGCAGTGTGCCAGTCAGTTTCGCATAAAGATGTTGAACGCGTGGAAGTTTACGTAGAACCTTGCTAGGCTTAACAACTGTGGAGGTACAAACATCCTGAAATAGAACATTGAGAAAGCAAACTATGGTTTCACTCTGAAAGATGATCTGAAATGATTAATGAAATCGCTTTATTGCTTTACTTGCCTCGAGCTTTCTTCTAATACTTTCTCGTACTACAGAGAACTCATGGTGATCTTTGGCACTGCAAATAAATCAATATAAGGATAGGCTACAAATTCTGGTGCTAGTAATGTAGTAGGTCTCGTCCTCTAAGATTGCATTGGTTTCTTCGATGTTACAACCTTCTGGTACTTTATATGCCTGCTCGAAATGTAGGATGGTGTTGTCGTTGGCCTCCCTTTCTCCACTCACGATGACATGGCCGTGGCTGTCTGTTCGAATCCTCACTTCATCCTTCTTGAATCCTTGCACATCAAAACTTTAGACACAAAGTTGTTTGTATTGTGCAGATCAAATGTTGTTTAATTAACCTTTTATGttccattgaaaaataaaaagtactccatatatatatattcaataatACCTGGAACATGAATGAGCAAACAATGGGAATCAACTGTCTCTGTCCACCAAGAGGAAGGCAAaacatactcatatttcatattTCTGGGGTTTCTCCTTTccatttatgatatttttttggcaaaatttTGCAATGCAGATTGAAAATGATGTTTGGTGACTAGCTGAAGCTTATAAAGTAGAATAAAAAATTGACTTTACTTGACCAGTAAAAAATGTATCTGTtcctaactttccttgtttggTTTTGGCCAAGACACAGAGCCTTTACTTATTCTTTGCTTTGCTTTGTAATTCAATAAGTTGATCATTATTCAAATGataaaaagataaaacaaaACCACTATTTTATTGATTCTGGGGAACTTCTCTTTTATGCTTGATTTTACATGATCTTATATACTATAAAGTGAAAAAAAGGGTACATTGTGTATATGCTTATAAGTGATTATTTTAGGTTGTATGCAGTCGGAGAAGGCGTTGACAAACTGAACCAGGCACGAAGATGGCGTAGACGAAGAGAGGAGAAGGCGTAGTTATGGCACTTATCAAACAATCCTAACCACAGATTTGCAGAAGTCCCCTGATATATTATCAGACCAAATTCAAGATTGGCCCTTTACATTGCAATCAAACCAACAAAAAAGGTATGTCAGCAAAAGAAAAGGTAGCTTACTGTAATTTACAATGTATTCTGTTACTGCTACATCATTTACATGAATTGAATGATATATATTTACAATACATTCAATCTCAAGAAATCATTTATGTCtgtctctctatatatatacgtGTACATACAGTTCGAATAATGGCTGATCGCCAGCCGGTTATGTACAGAAAAAAATGGAGAACATATTTGACAACTAATTACCATTGGAGGGACCAATATGGTCCTCCATCAtatatcttttttcttttgctttctttcACCAAAAACGTCGTGGAGAACGAAAAGCATTCATTAGTGAGTGTGGATAGTTGTTCAGAATCGCTGACCTTTTTCAAGTTAGAGTTCGACTATCTCCCTCATTGGCACTAGAGGTGCCTCGTGTTTCATCAGTTTGGTGAACTACAGCATAGGAAACAACGGGTAGGTTAACGCTTCTTGAAATAATTGCTAATGTGCACATGCAATCGAAGGGCATACCTGTGAAGTCTTCAGCTCCAGTTCTTTCCATTCTAGGGAAGAATCGCTTCCTTCTACGATCCCGGTTCCAGCATAGAGTATCGCGCCAGAATCCTTATAAATTTTAGCAAACTCGTCGTTTAGTTATGTACTATACTTAGTTAAAGATTAATGAATGCATCTCATAATCAAAAAGAGATATCAGTTGCCTAACCTTTCCAACCAGTGCTGACCTTATTCCCACAGCAAACTCACTCTCTGCACCACCAAACCATCCAACAGGGCCAGCATACATTCCACGATCAAACATTTCTGTACGGTGTAGCAATTAATATCGAATTATTTCTTTACAAGGACACTGGCAAATGACGTTCGAACATCTGAAGGAAATGGTAAGGAAGACAGCACAGGCAATGCagtaaaaaattgtttaagttacAGAATTAAGTATAATGGAATATGCTTACCAGTTTTCGATATCAACACCCGTGCCTCCTCTGAAGGAAGGCCACACACAGCTGGAGTTGGATGCAGGGAAGACAAAATCTTAAACTGTAAAGCAGGTAAACTATCTCATCAACTTAAGTGCATGCTatgaaatatgaagaaaaatctGTTAGATTTAGTTAAAACGTTTTTTCATGGAGCGGATTTCATTATCTTTCGAATTTCTTGACAATGGTGTAAGAATTGAAACAGGAGGCAGTGGGATTCGGTTTATTGTACCTCATCATCTTCTTTCTGCAGTGTGCCAGTCAGTTTCGCATAAAGATGTTGAACGCGTGGAAGTTTACGTAGAACCTTGCTAGGCTTAACAACTGTGGAGGTACAAACATCCTGAAATAGAACATTGAGAAAGCAAACTATGGTTTCACTCTGAAAGATGATCTGAAATGATTAATGAAATCGCTTTATTGCTTTACTTGCCTCGAGCTTTCTTCTAATACTTTCTCGTACTACAGAGAACTCATGGTGATCTTTGGCACTGCAAATAAATCAATATAAGGATAGGCTACAAATTCTGGTGCTAGTAATGTAGTAGGTCTCGTCCTCTAAGATTGCATTGGTTTCTTCGATGTTACAACCTTCTGGTACTTTATATGCCTGCTCGAAATGTAGGATGGTGTTGTCGTTGGCCTCCCTTTCTCCACTCACGATGACGTGGCCGTGGCTGTCTGTTCGAATCCTCACTTCATCCTTCTTGAATCCTTGCACATCAAAACTTTAGACACAAAGTTGTTTGTATTGTGCAGATCAAATGTTGTTTAATTAACCTTTTATGttccattgaaaaataaaaagtactccatatatatatattcaataatACCTGGAACATGAATGAGCAAACAATGGGAATCAACTGTCTCTGTCCACCAAGAGGAAGGCAAaacatactcatatttcatattTCTGGGGTTTCTCCTTTccatttatgatatttttttggcaaaatttTGCAATGCAGATTGAAAATGATGTTTGGTGACTAGCTGAAGCTTATAAAGTAGAATAAAAAATTGACTTTACTTGACCAGTAaaaaatgtatttgtttctaactttccttgtttggTTTTGGCCAAGACACAGAGCCTTTACTTATTCTTTGCTTTGCTTTGTAATTCAATAAGTTGATCATTATTCAAATGataaaaagataaaacaaaACCACT
This sequence is a window from Salvia splendens isolate huo1 chromosome 14, SspV2, whole genome shotgun sequence. Protein-coding genes within it:
- the LOC121765093 gene encoding isochorismate synthase, chloroplastic-like; amino-acid sequence: MFDRGMYAGPVGWFGGAESEFAVGIRSALVGKDSGAILYAGTGIVEGSDSSLEWKELELKTSQFTKLMKHEAPLVPMREIVEL